The stretch of DNA ATTTGTCTTCAGCTGTAGCTGCAGCAGGTATTGCACGTACAAAAGATCTGATCAATTGGGAGCGTCTGCCTGATCTGAAAACAAAGAGTCAGCAACGGAATGTTGTTTTACATCCCGAATTCGTAAACGGAAAATATGCACTTTATACACGCCCTCAGGACGGATTTATCGATGCCGGTAGTGGTGGCGGAATCGGTTGGGCACTGATAGATGATATTACCAATGCAGAGGTGAAAGAAGAAAAGATAATCAATTTCCGTTATTATCATACTATCAAGGAATTGAAAAATGGAGAAGGTCCGCATCCTATAAAAACATCAAAAGGCTGGCTACACCTTGCACATGGAGTGCGTGCCTGTGCTGCGGGATTAAGATATGTATTGTATCTTTACATGACCGACTTGGAGCAGCCCGATAAGTTGATAGCAGAACCTGCAGGACACTTAATGGCTCCGATGGATGAAGAAAGGGTAGGGGACGTGTCTAATGTATTATTTACGAATGGTTGGATAGCGGACGACGATGGTACGGTATATCTGTATTATGCTTCATGCGATACACGTATGCATGTTGCAGTATCTTCTGTAGATCGCTTGGTTGATTACTGTTTCAATACAGCACCTGATGGCTATCGTTCGGCTACATCGGTACAGACATTGTCGGCTTTGATTAATAAAAATCTAGAATTAAAATAATAATACTAAATGTTTCGAGGGTATTTTTCACTATCTCTTTGTCATGCCGGATGTAATGGAGAACTTCCGGCTTATCCGGCGTGACAAAGAGGATAACACTCTGATAGAGTGATCTTACTTTTGAAACAACCTATTATCCACCATGAAAACAACAACAGTTACTTTAAAAGAGAAAATCGGCTACGGATTTGGAGATATGGCCTCTTCCATGTTTTGGAAGATATTCGGCATGTACTCCTTGTTCTTTTACACAGATGTTTTTGGTATAACAGCAGCAGCGGCAGGAACTATGTTTCTAGTTGCCCGCCTGTGGGATTCGGTATTTGACTTATTCGTTGGTATAGCTGCCGACCGTACTAAGACCCGTTGGGGAAGATATCGCCCATATTTACTTTGGTTTGCTGTGCCATTCTCCGTAATGGGAGTTATAACATTCTTTGTTCCGGATTTCGGATCAACAGGGAAACTCGTTTATGCTTATATCACTTATTCCCTGATGATGATTGTATACTCCCTGATAAATGTGCCTTATGCTTCATTATTAGGTGTGATGTCATCCAATCCGCAAGAACGGAATATTCTTTCTTCGTACCGTATGTCGTTTGCTTTTATTGGTAGCTTTATAACCTTTATGTTGTTGCAGCCATTGGTTGATATGTTTGCTAGTCTCGAGGGTA from Dysgonomonas mossii encodes:
- a CDS encoding glycoside hydrolase family 130 protein, with protein sequence MSNIFNTRLNAVTAEYENLVTLKNEPILPGNGIFERYKNPVLTAGHAPVFWRYDLNPQTNPYFMERFGINGTFNAGAIKWKGKYIMAVRVEGNDRKSFFAIAESPNGIDNFRFWDYPIAMPETDNPDTNVYDMRLTAHQDGWVYGVFCSERKDPKAPAGDLSSAVAAAGIARTKDLINWERLPDLKTKSQQRNVVLHPEFVNGKYALYTRPQDGFIDAGSGGGIGWALIDDITNAEVKEEKIINFRYYHTIKELKNGEGPHPIKTSKGWLHLAHGVRACAAGLRYVLYLYMTDLEQPDKLIAEPAGHLMAPMDEERVGDVSNVLFTNGWIADDDGTVYLYYASCDTRMHVAVSSVDRLVDYCFNTAPDGYRSATSVQTLSALINKNLELK